From Primulina tabacum isolate GXHZ01 chromosome 2, ASM2559414v2, whole genome shotgun sequence, one genomic window encodes:
- the LOC142531942 gene encoding uncharacterized protein LOC142531942 yields the protein MRQGIPPPATNFDNFHKLTRQGRNNFDWATYHEDFVEMWNDRYNFVIGGDYVIPDTPAITMDYVGWYHRISQIVLSPPVVPSNIMGYHPVDANYRQFITRPAPVQYPPMWTGNEFEPGPSYSNMAYTTPPVVSSFPSYDTGYYTPFAGSFTQFLQSDFRPVMIESRPTFNTSPIPFQQYSDTEGYEVGGNISDTSTSAAQTSTHGDDEQMLGRGRRVIRRPPCGTRGHRYHRH from the exons ATGCGTCAGGGTATTCCGCCACCTGCTACTAACTTCGACAATTTTCATAAACTGACTCGACAAGGCCGAAACAACTTTGATTGGGCGACATATCACGAAGATTTTGTAGAAATGTGGAATGACAGATATAATTTTGTGATTGGTGGGGATTATGTCATACCTGATACACCCGCCATCACAATGGACTATGTTGGTTGGTATCATCGTATTTCACAGATAGTTCTGTCGCCGCCAGTGGTACCTTCGAACATCATGGGCTACCATCCTGTTGATGCAAACTACCGACAATTTATC ACACGCCCAGCTCCGGTGCAATATCCACCGATGTGGACAGGAAATGAGTTTGAACCCGGACCATCATATTCAAATATGGCATACACTACTCCGCCAGTGGTTTCAAGCTTTCCATCGTATGACACTGGTTACTACACTCCATTTGCTGGTAGTTTTACACAATTTTTACAAAGTGACTTTCGACCGGTTATGATTGAGAGTCGCCCTACTTTTAACACGTCGCCCATACCATTTCAACAATATTCTGATACAGAAGGGTATGAGGTTGGTGGGAACATTTCCGATACCAGTACATCTGCAGCACAAACAAGTACGCATGGAGATGATGAACAGATGTTAGGTCGTGGACGTAGAGTAATCAGAAGACCACCGTGTGGCACTAGGGGGCATCGTTACCATCGACATTAA